A window of Acetomicrobium sp. S15 = DSM 107314 genomic DNA:
GCAGAGATAGGCATAGCCGGCCACGCTCGTGCCCGCTTCTTCGAGCGCTACGGCGTAGGCTGCAAGCTGAACCGAATCCCTGTAGTAGTCGCTCCCTCCCGACTTGTAGTCAAGGACCACCGCGCTCCC
This region includes:
- a CDS encoding PD-(D/E)XK nuclease family protein codes for the protein MPPEFWERYLSLTDLLDKLAVLTDGSAVVLDYKSGGSDYYRDSVQLAAYAVALEEAGTSVAGYAYLC